The DNA window CGAAACTTATTCTTAGTTGGTCAAGGTTAGACAACTGATTATAGCTGCACTTATTTTTCTCAGTCATAGTTCCACTCAgcttttttaaatgtttggtTTAAACTGTCTGAAgtattgtatttttaatttttccagtgagctgAGCATCGCCTCGGCACGGGCATCGGTGATGCTCTACGATGACGTCAGCAAGAAATGGATTCCTAGTGGTACGTCATCCGGCGTCAGCAAAGTTCACATTTTCCAGCACCAGGTCAACAACACGTTCCGTGTTGTTGGAAGGAAACTCAAAGATCACGAGGTGAGCCTTAAGTTTGTTCCATCAACCATCATTAATCATTCCATCAACCATTGCAAACAACAACCATTGAACCACACTTATtcctcaattttcaaaagattcaattaatttaatacAGTATGATCAAACGCTGAGTTTATTACTGATAAGTagtaaatttttcaggtttctcCTTTTTGCAGAGCTTGGTTCTTATCAAAACAAGCTGTTCAATTATTACTATGGgatacgccccctggccgctacgcagcccTGTCGCAAAGCGCCCTTTCCGGCCCGTTTCTGGGCTCATGTGGGTTAATATCAacagagcgggctcatctagggcctatttcttatcgatagccgcaaaaaccatgaaaatcggcccggtagatcTTTAAAACGAAGTGTCACAAACAATGAACTTGAGTATTGTCCAAATGGGAGAATTCACAACTATATCACGTCATATAAAAAACCTTGGTCATATTCCTAAAATCTAAATGaaacgggctcatctagggattATCTTTTGTCGATAGCCACACAAATCATACATGTATATCAGCCCAATCGAACGGTAGAGCAAACtgtgacgaaaaatgaaaatttaggtgATCAGAGAGCTCACAGTAATGATGGGGTTTCTGTACcgatttttagccttgtttagcTTAGTTTTTATAGCAAGTATTTATAGAAGAGTTGTTATTTGTTCATCGGAGTTTTTTGGTTTACTAGATgagaattcaaaacttttcttttttcccctttcttctTGCTctttttcagggccggatttacctacttgccggccatgggccgcctgtatttttccgcccccttctcatttgttttgaaacatcaatagatcgtattcgacagtggttcgatgtatcgtttggttcaaaacaatagaacataacctctaacaaacattttagaatttaatttataaaagctgaaaatgagaaaattcctgacaatttcacttttcattgccacttggtactcgagagaatgaaaattcgatcacataagacccgttacctcagatttctaaatttacttttgaggctgtggttacatattgaaccaatcgatatcaatataatctaacctgagtgatctgtcgaatacgatctataaaaaccatcgagtgaacgtgccggtgggggaagggtgtatgagacgcgtttactcgtgttgggcacattttttgtgaaagccctgtcaaaacTTAAAAGAGTTTAGTTctgtaaacccatccctgtttggacaaggccttccacttataaacgaacgaaaaaatcatgaaagaacaaacatagatatggttaaaaatttcaacttccaccgccgcgccgaccgcactgtattggagcaatgcgtgaagtattcatgcagtcttgtaggcgctatgcgtttcacgccggcCGACCGCTACTGagcacactgtttggcgcaatgcgtgaagtattcatgcagtcttgtaggcgctatgcatttcaatCCGActactgctgaccgcagtgtgtttgacgcaatgcgtgaagtattcctgcagtcttgtaggcgctatgcgttttatgccaacagccgcgccgctccgttccaggtcaaattgcgtgtttggtttctctcttaactcgactaattaaaggtgttgtctcttgtatcaccgaaagacgacaaaattagaaattactgtacttttactctcaggaaatgagagattttgtcgccttttctcgtttgtaatttattttctgaatccgatgtttttctctcattttttgatacctacattcaaaaagattgcaaaatttgccgccccctacattttacCCCCTCGACCCGGCCCTGCTTTTTTTACGTTAAATTTATTTcatctttgattttaattttgttccAGGTGGTGATTAATTgtgtcattttgaaaagtttgaagtACAACCAAGCTACAGCAACATTCCACCAATGGCGGGACAACAAACAAGTCTATGGCTTAAATTTTAGTAACAAAGAAGATGCAGATGCATTTGCCAGGGCGATGATGTACGCTGTAGAAGTGAGtatccttcttttcttttcttctctctttttctctcttttctaaATGGTGGGGCAAATCTCGTAAGTCAGCAATGACCAATACCTCTTTCATACCTGAGCTTTTGAAAAAACCCAAAGTGGAACTCGGATGTAGCAAAGCAATGCTTGAAGCTGGGCTCAGCCAGTTAGCGAATGCAGtcctctccccccctcccttcttccCTGCTTGGCTACGTCATCATAGACCGCCtgaaaaataaggggaaaaaaggtGCAGTTGATCCATGTGCCTTCCCTTCCATCTATTATTCTTGCACAGTGTACtgccttccccctaaaattttaggagccaccttggcgtgaaatcccaatttttaggagccatctaccattttttaggagccaaattaaatttttgcttacAAGCCATGGCGATGCTGCAAACGGTGCGTATTGAGAGCGCTTTAGGCCCGATTTTTAGGTGTATTTGGCGCATGGTGCCCgaggaaggcagaacactgttCTTGCATGATTGGTTTTCGGATGAAAAGTGACCAGTTATGCTATTGTTTTATTAATTCCCTTTCAACAATTGTGTTTCCAGGTATTAGGAAGTGCAAGTAATAGGCCCGCACGAGTAGACCCTGGACCTCCTCCAACATATGAACAGGCAGTTAGTCAATACGATGAAGATATGGGATATAGGTGAGATGACTTTTTCATCAGATCTATGCATctatcatttttccttgaattacAGTAGCGAGGGTCCAGAAATTATTTCTTGTGATGAGTTTATGCTACAGGAGGTCTGAACCTGTGGTTTATCTAATATTTTTAACCCAACTCTCTCAATCCTCTCCCCCTTCTAGTGACTTTTTGATGAGTTTGAGTGCCGCTCAAACCATAAGTTGAACTACCAAAACTTTTACCCATGTGAGAATTGAAATTATTAGTCACATGAGCATTTGTTATTCTTGAAGAGGtcgttttcaaaaacttttggaAAAGCAGAATTCATCTTAAAACACGACAATCAAAGgcaagaaaagaaaatcgtAGGGGAGAGGCAAAAAATATTCAACGACTACTGCAATGACTGGTaagatttgaaagaaaacattCTTTATCTtatcatcaacatttttttcttttttaacaaataaatagCAAACTGTTAAGAAGATTTAATGGTGCTATCATAGGAAGCCATGAGAGCATCGAGCATCAGCATTGATCAGTACTTATCCAGTCTTTTGTCATATTTCTATGCGTCAGCCTCAGTTTATCATATCATATACTGTGTAACATAAAGTCATAACAGCACCACATTGCACCTGAGGTGTAAACCGGAGGTTGAACTGCGAAACGGTCaaggggcatagccccctagttctGTTTAAAATTCCTGTAGTATGTGGATTTAACCCTCACCTGGGTCAAATTTAGGTGTTCATTATTAAGCATTGTTTTTGTACCCTCGTCTACATTTcttctcaatttaaattttttttccctgaatATTTTGCGTGGTTTCAAACATGCTCAAAGAAAATAATAGATTGTCACCACAAAATTGCAAGATCATTGGGGGTTCTAAATCATGAGTTCACTTTTATTCATGTCGGAAGGGATTTCAGAAAATGTGACTTAAAATGGAATGTTAACAAGTACTTTTCACATTTTCAGTCACAATCCAGTAGTAGGTCACCGAATGTACCATCAAGTTTCACCCGGCGGCCCACCTAGGATAGATGTTAGTCCCAACTCAAGGTACAATGtcccctgttttttttttatctttatttttttcccttatttttttcctcatttttttctccttcttttttttcctaataAGTATATTTGGTGGTGTTTTAACAACCTTTCTGTATATCTTTCTTCTCAGTCACACAATTTTCTTAATTAGTGAGACAAAATCTTACGATCTCTTCCCTAGTTTGTCTGTCTTCCTCTAATGCAAGGGCATAACTGGTTTTTGGGATGAACCATATCGTTGAATAAGCTTATGTCACTTGAGGCTCTGGTAGAAACTAAGGGACGCCCTTCTCTCAAAGGGGCAACAAAtattttggataattttaatACTCAAAAGATGgtcaacagttttttttttttttttttttttttttttttacccccccccccccccaaaaaaaaaaaattgcagatgtCTGACTTGTACTGCTGCATCACATGCATATTTTATATCTCTGAACCACAAACTAATCTTAAGTACAAAGATAAAGTGAGGAAAACGgaggaatttcaaagtttttgattaatcctttgattttttttttttttttttttcttacagaaCTTCGGTTTTAATGTctatgaaattttacaaatttgcaCGGCTACTAATTTTCTTAACTCATTCAATTACTCTTTTTTGGTGTTTTGGGGCTAACTTTTCTCCTTATTATAAATTTTGTAATTATGTTAATGACACAGTATATTGCTGTAAACTTCCCCTCgttctgtttgaaaatgtcagtcGTGATAGCTCTCTCTTTGCAGGAACCTAAGTGTGCACAGATGCTATAAAAcaattactaaaattttactgccCTGCGGTAATGAATTTTTGTCTTATCTACACGGCGTGAGACTGAATATAAAATAAACAGAAGTTCGTAGCAACTAGAGGAATGTCAGtcttcttgaagttttttctcaacttttattattttctgtgccatcaatttttgtctatcaagtttAAAACCTCAAGTCAAGAaataaaggtaatttttgtgaAAGGTTTACTAAAAGAACCAAAAGTCAAGATCCCCTACCTCAGATTCTAAATAATGCATGTTGAAAATTTCTAGCCGGAATTTAGCTTAGTTTCTtgttaaagaaataaaacatgaggAGGAATTTGGTAAGGTCTGGTGTAGTCAAGTCAATTCTTGTCAAAATCTACCATTTATGCTCACTAAACTCTTACATTATGGTTGTGTGTATGGACAAAATACACATACACTGTGAGGTTATTGAGCAAATAAAATCCAGTCAATCAGTCAAGGTCTCAAAGGTGTCAATGCACAACTGCAGTTGCTTCTCATCAGCTGCTTATCAAGAATCTTGACCTCTGAACTATTTTTACAATCTTTTTGAAGATAAACAATTGgcattccttaattttttcttttcattctttgcAGAACCATGACGCGAGAGGATGTAGCAATTATACAGGAAAGGCGGGTGTCATCACAGTCTCAAAGTAAGTAGCTTCGATCAGCATGATAATTTTCTCCCCATTCTGTACAAATAAACAACGACTGTCAAATTGTATTCCATTGACTAAAAGAttctaaatttatttaaaaggaaattaaaCAGAAAATCTCTGCGACTAAATTTTCAGTccaaattttcagtaattttgtaaGCTAAAAAATGGATCTAAAACTAACAAGTTGGTATGATAATGAGCTCATTTCTAAATACTACTGTAAGTTTCGTGATTTTCGTTTTATCATGGTGTCTTAGCAACTACAGCACTTACCACTAAAAGTATTGAGTGTCATCTGGTGTATTTGATGGTCCACAAATTGAAGTTTCTGGCAAGAATGCTCTGAATTTTACAATTTCAGATAGGATTTTAGTAAATTTCAATTGAAGAGTTACCAGTTTTCCAAAATGTTAAAGCTTAAGACAGCTCATGATGAAAGTGAAAAGACTATCTTTTATACTAAAGTATATTTGTCCTCTTAATAACACCAACAGTTGTCCCGAAAACCAACGTAAAGTCGTATCTCTAATACAACAGTTTGCAGAAATAACTATAAGGCAACCATGGAAAAGAGCTCTTCCTAGATTATTGGTTGGTCCTTCAGAATTCAGTATTTTGTTCCTGATGGCGCAACATGATTCAAATAGGACTCTCAAATTAAAAAAGCCCAATCTTGTAACATCctaaatctaaatttttttcttgctcttGGTTACAGTCAGTAGTCCGAGCACAGCATCCTCTCCCGGTGGCCTAAACAATGTCGGTGTATCTGGCACTCAAGCCTCTCCAGTGCCCCCGCAAGTGCCAGGGCACCATCGCACATCATCCGCACCTCCAGCTCCCCAACCACCACCAATGTCGTTAGCAACCCCTTCAGTTGCACCTGTAGCACCCCCTTGCCCTCCCCCCTGTCCGCCTCTTCCTCCTCAACCAATATCAACGAGCGTTGAACCCGAAGCTTCAATGTCGCGGTCTAATTCCAGTGATAACCAAGACCCGGGATCCCTTGCTGCTCAGCTGCAGTCAGCCAGGCTACGACGAGCTAACAAGGTACTATACTGTTTCCCTtcttttcgtatttttctgcatttaGAATACATCCAGAGTCAGGAAAATGAAGTCTCTTGGGTTTGTTTTCATAgttcaattcaatattttttttacatgaaactgACCCGTTGACAGAGGCATCTAATTGAAATTCAGctttcattgtttttaaaaaaaatccaaggtATTAATGTTtctaaaagcaagaaaaaaatcaaaatgatgattataaaaaaattcgttgaaattttgatgagtggGCATGAATAGTGTTATTTGGTTCTTAACCTTGTCTTGTAGTCCATTTCATGCACCCTTATATTTTGTCCACTGTTAATGTAGGTATCCTAATCATTATATTTCATCTGCCTCTTGTAAAATACTTAATTAATGGTATGTGTGAAATGATCGTAAATTACATCAAGTGAATGTAAAACTAACCAATTTTTTACTTCCCAATGGTTTTTGCAGCAATCTGCTGAGAATAGTGGATCATCAACGAGCAGTAATGGTAGCGCTGGAAATTATGGAACTTTGAGAGGTACCACCGGAATGGCATCAATGTTAGATGAAATGACTCGCACATTGGCAAGGCGAAGAGCTGCTGTTGAGAAAACACAAACGGACGTAGTCCAGGttagtatttttacttgtttaGTCGTAAATTTCTATGTGTCTACAACAGGTCTGCTGCAAATTTCAACCAGAGTGGAAAAAAGTGTTGTATTCAAATGAAATATGGATCTAAATTAATGGTGAACAAGTTGGGAAATTCggcaaagtttcatcaatgacTATAAGCTTGCCGAGAAAGAAACTTAATTTAGATAGTGTTTATCCaaggagagggggagagggttGTCAAAAGTTAGCAATCAACAGGAGTGCTTTTATATTTACAGCTTCCAGATATCTGTGTTCACACATGGACATACTGTGCCTGTGAAGTCATTAAAATAACAGCAACCAATTGGCCTTAATTTTGCAATATGTAAcgattatttctggctcattgtgGAGGTGCTTTCATGGGTGAGTCAgaaattgatggtgaaacttaaACTATCTTGGTTGCAATGTTTTAAGATCTCAGCttctgttttacttttttaaaggagaacataGCAACAtcattaattgaatttttctcagcATTTCCTTAGcgcagagatgaaaaatcacggaagttttcaagaattgacattgagtaattctctatttcaaaaataaagtatggcaagaAGTCTGTaatgttgcaaaccgagatgaGTGGTTGGGTTGTTTCACCATCAAaacagtagttccttattgtaaaatgtagttcagTTTTTGTCAGTTTGTAAGATTGTATAACTTTCTGTCCCTTCCAGGATGGTGATGGTGTGTCAGGTGATGCAAAAAAATCTTGGAACAGTCCTAACAGTAAAAGCGGTTGTGAAAGTCCTAAGCCTGTCAGAAAGCAGTTGGCAAATTCTTCTGAAGAGCTTGTTGGGTGCGGTAAAGTGAATGGCAGTGTATCCGAGCTAGAATCACTCAAACAAGAAATActgaaagaaatgaagaaagaGATTAGTAGAATGAAACAGGATATTATTGACGGTAAGAATGGggaatttattgaattttagcTTGCCCTTTTCATAACGTTTTGTGCAAGGCTCTGTGCTCTAGTTCTCTTTTTCAATCAATCCGTGTCTCCTCAAAACCATTATCTGagcaaatattttcaaacagtAGAAACTGCATGTAACGGAACGCATTGGGATGGGCAAAATGTAATGTCATAAGCGGGTTACTGTTACAAGCGGTTTTTCCTTAAATGTAAATTCCGAGGGGCATCCGCGCGGCCGGTCAGGGTAGAGTGTTTTCGGAAAATATTGTCCAATGgacaataaattgaaaattgaaaaggaagTTGAAACAAAATCTTCCCACCAATATTAGCTGAATTTATATCTTCGCAAACCGGGAAGGTAATGGAGATACCCTAAAGCCGTTTGAAAATATCACTCGGCCATGGCTATTGAATCAAACTTTTTGCATTCAATGCTCCATTCAACTTTTTGTCCGCTTTAGTCGGGTGAAAAGTTGAATCGTGTGAATTGGGCTGTGAAAGAAGAAGATAAAATATTGGAGCAGAACTATCAGCTTTCAAAGTCTTTCGaagaattcttcaaaaattcattaacTGAAACTTTTTTTCTGGCCACTAAAGCTGCATAAAAATGAAGGAGACaaaattttatcattattttcttttattttccaattttaatcaTAATCATAATaggagtcaattttttttaattgtaatcgAATCTGAAAGACATTCAAGAATCTTTAACCCCACAGCTCTAGTTTTagcaaatttaattatttatctttttatttatttattttattttttgtaattgattcaatttttcttcaattttgttttGTGTTTGCAGCTATCAAAATTGAACTGAACCGCAGGTAAATACCTCATTGATGACAGGTTTGGAGTTCTTCATAATACAGAAACATATTGTTTCTTTCATCGTATCAAGCCAAACGAGGGGATCAGATTAGCAGAAGAAAAATGACATACCCTGACCATGTAATCTATTACATATTGCTCACGTTCCAATGTTTCGATGTAACCTCATccctttcttcaaatttttatactTCCTGTGACTCCCATTTTCTAGCTCTAATATTATGTAACTTTTCAACGTATTTTTGTAGACCTAACAATGTTGAAGGGAATTTTTTCCCTCACACCCctcttttgttatttttatcaGAATAATAACCGCTCTCAATAAAATAATTGGGAAAACAGCTATACCTTATGTAGATCCAGTTACTACCGCCAGGTAGTGGCAGTTTTTGTGCCGACTGACATATCTTGTGCACTTTAAGCTCAAAGGGCTCTATACTTGTGTAAGTCTTACTTCTGTCAAATCTTTTTATGAGCTTCAAAAAAAGTCAAGCATATAGGAAGGAAAGCAGGCACAAAGTCTATAAATTAGGATTCTAAAATTCCTTATCTGAGGACTCTTAGTTGAATGTTTTAAATACATTTCTCTCTGTTCTCTCGTATAACCCAAAATCATACTGTGTGAAACATTGTTTGTATAACTTCATTAAACCAAAGCCATTTGAATAAAGTTGCAAAAAAGTATCAACCGTACTAGCCgcaacattttttgggaatttttttattttgatcaaaGTATCCAAATCAAAATCCATACTCATAATCGTCATTCTTACAATTATTCTTTTCTACACTTTttagttcaataatttttttaaattggaagaacatggtttttttaatattttttttttttttatttttgttttttcttggcTAAGTGAAAGGTTGTGAGAATTTTTGTATTAAGAAAATCCTCCAAGTGAGGTAAAGTTTGAAGTGACACACTCAGAATAAATATTCTTGGTTTTAATAGTACTTACGTCTAATAGTCCCTCTTGGCAGAGAATGGATAAACCAAAAATTTAGAAAGTTTTAGATTTCATTCTTTTATCATCAATTATTTCTAATTGGTATGGGTTGAAAAATGTCCCAGCAACTACATAActacttaattttttgtttgatgttCAAGCTTATCTTGAAGTTCCGTACTTCAGACAGAACATGGCTGTACGAATGAACTTTTTTCACATCTTGGTGACTCTCGATAGTCTTTCATCTTAAATTCAAATGTAATGGTGGAAAGGTTGCCTCAACTTTTGACATTTGTGATATTGTCTTTTATTTTAGCCCTCCAAGTAAATTTGGAGATTATCATatcatttcagaattttttcatttggcGTAAAAgctagttttcttttaaatactCAATGTAATACTTAAACAGTTGGACTCTTACTTAAGTTAATTTCTTGTATACTTTCTCCCtgaggtattttttcttttttatctctaACACTCTTCACTTGTCAATTCATTTTACCCGTAGcatttgactcaaaatgtaaagagacaaaatagaaaaaaaaaattgagttcaggCACTCAAGCAAGCTTCTCACTATTGTATTCTGCTCAATTACGAAACTGAGTTTTTACTAAAATTCTTAGAACGAAATTTGATCCCTAGAAAATTCTAATGCtgtaaataatagaaaaaataattttgtttcgtTTCTAGATGATGAAGACTGCATTAAGTTAATGGTTGCATGAATTTCTAATAAAAGCTATCTAAATTGCGGGTTTCAGACAATTaagtttttgacaattttataattttgtaaaaaaaaaaacaaaaaaaccttgcactgcttttcaaatattttaagtgtAAAAGTGATATTTTGCGTTTTATCTCTCTGCTGCTTCACATAATATTAGGAGATTAAGACTAACTTCAGTTGGCTAGATTTTCCTTCCAGCGTGCAAAAAATGCCCCATCTTTAGTTCTGTATATTGCAGCAAATCTGTGAGAAATCTCTAGCCTATTGCATAGTTTCAAAAAGTGACCAACTTTCCCCTCTTCTTTTGTTCAGCATTTGGTAAAACTGGAGTAAATTGCACATTGTACCATTAAATTGGAactttttgcgaggaaaattggaaattttattttaaggcAGGATATTCTCTTTTAAGGAACGGTGGATATTCTGGAGCTTTTTGCACCCCTGTTTCCTCCCATTTATGTAAGTTCCTTTATGGAGTTATATTTTTTGTCCTTAATGCCAAATCTCTTCGACTTGtttgaattttacttgaaactGTGCCTCTGAAAGAAAGGTGCAGAAAGTGCACCAATGTCTTTTAGATTGTGAATTAAATCAgtactaaaaaaattaaataactaaAGTAGCTCTTcaaatattggaaaatttgaaaattctagCCAACCGAAGACTCCAAAGTAATGTGACAAAATTCTGGCCTCTGATTGGTCCCAAAGCAAGTTGCCGCTGGACTGATCGAGAAGCTTAAAAGCTATGCATCCAACTATGTAGGGGAAGTTGTAGTCCCTAAGtgggggaaaagaaaaagaaataacttTTTTCGATGATTTAAAGAAgcagaagagaaaaaacaagctCTATGTCTTCAACTCCCAAATTGTGTACTTCATCAgcggtgttcaaaaatctttgctcccattatatttttttgaaggagaacagatcaacatcattctttgaagatTTTACAGAGCCTTTTtcacacggaggaaaaatcacagaagttttaaagaattgacgttgagtagtttcctaTTCCAAAAggaaagtatgacaagaagtctacaatgttgcaaaccaggatacatggtttgggagtttcactatTGATATATCTGTCTCACTCAACATTTCCTATTCTGATTCTTTTCAAGCCTTATTCCTTAATTTCATTCCTTCTATTTTGTATGAAAGTTTGGTTAGTACGTAATTTTGTACAATCATAAAGAGAATTTCGCCAAAATCTTATTATTCCAACTGAACCAGTAATGAATTATAGCGAATTATTTTTCCtggtttggaaaaaaacatttcatttttctctttttccttttgGTGGTAAGTGCTTCATTATTCAGCCCTCAATGCATTTATACATACCAATATCTTGTTGGCTGTTTCAAATCTACCAATGAGCTTTTTATCAGAAATTGCACAAATATTGCCTGTGCTCTTTTAAATGTACGATGTTATCTAAACCGTTCAAACTGTGTATCAACTTATGTACAATGTCCATTATAATTTGGTACTCTCTCCCTGTTCTACCTCCTCTCAAAGTGAAACTTCGTTCACCGCTTTTCAGTTCCATTTTTTCTGCCTCGTTTTTCTTCGTTTacgattaaaatcaaaattttgattctctcattttattttcttaaacgTGCGTAAATCTAAAGCTAGTATTGAATAGTGTAAATAGTGTTTAATGTTGGTTATGCTTATAAAATATATATCTCATGTTTGTGATGTTTTATCATGTACATGCTTCTGTTTTTGTTGGTCTTTCAGCAGCTTCTCATATTGTACAATTTACCGtgtataaaatgctgaatttttcaagaaagccCCCTCtgctttttctctctctttttttctcttttttttgtaaaattattcgaaattttcaaccaACCTTCATACAGAAATTGGAACTCAGATCTCCTGACCAAAATCCCGAGTATAGTTCCATGCTTCCATAAAATGAAGCTAACTATAATATGAAAAGAAGAAACCATCCAGACTCATAGGTTTTTGCGGTTTTGAGTCCTTAAGGTCTTAAACACTTATTGAACTTTaagctattgaaaatatttttgatcagAAATTCAATGAATTATTAAATGTATCTAATTGTAGTAGTTGATCTTAAGAAACCTTATCATTTTGATTGCAACATGTAATAATTAGTACAGTCACATATGAACCTATAGTGGATGCCCTTGAAATAATGACAAGATATAAATCAGGAGGGAGAGCGCTTACTAGAGACTCAACATTACCGAGTATATTTACCAACGAGTTAGAGTCATTGTGGTAATAATTGgacaaaaatagaaattttcaattccTCCCTTTCTAATTCCAAAGGTAGAggaaacattttcttttgagGAGTTGAGCCTAAAGCTCATTGGCAAGTTAATAACATTTAGTTAACTTTTCACATAAATAGGTCGGGTTCTCATcagtttcatcatttttttccaactctgcttcttatttttcgatacttctaattttttgttcaggggtgcaaaaattGCCAGATCTCACTTTTTACAGACCGCAGGCAAGGCAACTAtcttttccctcattttttcttcctctcatgTCGGTTTGAGAAACTGGGGCAAATCTAACACTCCGTGCGAGgtaaatcaaacatttttgcaCCCCTGTTTCCCCTACGCAAAGTTATGAGGCTTTTATTGCTTGCTCAGTTTCTGTATTTTCTAGTAAATTGTGTTCTTGTAAATATACCTATTTGTATCATTTGCCTGTAAATGTTCCAACTCATAATGTACAGaatat is part of the Bemisia tabaci chromosome 1, PGI_BMITA_v3 genome and encodes:
- the ena gene encoding uncharacterized protein ena isoform X5, with the translated sequence MSELSIASARASVMLYDDVSKKWIPSGTSSGVSKVHIFQHQVNNTFRVVGRKLKDHEVVINCVILKSLKYNQATATFHQWRDNKQVYGLNFSNKEDADAFARAMMYAVEVLGSASNRPARVDPGPPPTYEQAVSQYDEDMGYSHNPVVGHRMYHQVSPGGPPRIDVSPNSRTMTREDVAIIQERRVSSQSQISSPSTASSPGGLNNVGVSGTQASPVPPQVPGHHRTSSAPPAPQPPPMSLATPSVAPVAPPCPPPCPPLPPQPISTSVEPEASMSRSNSSDNQDPGSLAAQLQSARLRRANKQSAENSGSSTSSNGSAGNYGTLRGTTGMASMLDEMTRTLARRRAAVEKTQTDVVQDGDGVSGDAKKSWNSPNSKSGCESPKPVRKQLANSSEELVGCGKVNGSVSELESLKQEILKEMKKEISRMKQDIIDAIKIELNRR
- the ena gene encoding uncharacterized protein ena isoform X2; this encodes MSSSCSPADQLQAAAQDGRKSELSIASARASVMLYDDVSKKWIPSGTSSGVSKVHIFQHQVNNTFRVVGRKLKDHEVVINCVILKSLKYNQATATFHQWRDNKQVYGLNFSNKEDADAFARAMMYAVEVLGSASNRPARVDPGPPPTYEQAVSQYDEDMGYSHNPVVGHRMYHQVSPGGPPRIDVSPNSRTMTREDVAIIQERRVSSQSQISSPSTASSPGGLNNVGVSGTQASPVPPQVPGHHRTSSAPPAPQPPPMSLATPSVAPVAPPCPPPCPPLPPQPISTSVEPEASMSRSNSSDNQDPGSLAAQLQSARLRRANKQSAENSGSSTSSNGSAGNYGTLRGTTGMASMLDEMTRTLARRRAAVEKTQTDVVQDGDGVSGDAKKSWNSPNSKSGCESPKPVRKQLANSSEELVGCGKVNGSVSELESLKQEILKEMKKEISRMKQDIIDAIKIELNRR
- the ena gene encoding uncharacterized protein ena isoform X4, whose protein sequence is MTFLRYKIRRLQPSSCSPADQLQAAAQDGRKSELSIASARASVMLYDDVSKKWIPSGTSSGVSKVHIFQHQVNNTFRVVGRKLKDHEVVINCVILKSLKYNQATATFHQWRDNKQVYGLNFSNKEDADAFARAMMYAVEVLGSASNRPARVDPGPPPTYEQAVSQYDEDMGYRTMTREDVAIIQERRVSSQSQISSPSTASSPGGLNNVGVSGTQASPVPPQVPGHHRTSSAPPAPQPPPMSLATPSVAPVAPPCPPPCPPLPPQPISTSVEPEASMSRSNSSDNQDPGSLAAQLQSARLRRANKQSAENSGSSTSSNGSAGNYGTLRGTTGMASMLDEMTRTLARRRAAVEKTQTDVVQDGDGVSGDAKKSWNSPNSKSGCESPKPVRKQLANSSEELVGCGKVNGSVSELESLKQEILKEMKKEISRMKQDIIDAIKIELNRR
- the ena gene encoding uncharacterized protein ena isoform X1: MTFLRYKIRRLQPSSCSPADQLQAAAQDGRKSELSIASARASVMLYDDVSKKWIPSGTSSGVSKVHIFQHQVNNTFRVVGRKLKDHEVVINCVILKSLKYNQATATFHQWRDNKQVYGLNFSNKEDADAFARAMMYAVEVLGSASNRPARVDPGPPPTYEQAVSQYDEDMGYSHNPVVGHRMYHQVSPGGPPRIDVSPNSRTMTREDVAIIQERRVSSQSQISSPSTASSPGGLNNVGVSGTQASPVPPQVPGHHRTSSAPPAPQPPPMSLATPSVAPVAPPCPPPCPPLPPQPISTSVEPEASMSRSNSSDNQDPGSLAAQLQSARLRRANKQSAENSGSSTSSNGSAGNYGTLRGTTGMASMLDEMTRTLARRRAAVEKTQTDVVQDGDGVSGDAKKSWNSPNSKSGCESPKPVRKQLANSSEELVGCGKVNGSVSELESLKQEILKEMKKEISRMKQDIIDAIKIELNRR